The Lysobacter gummosus genome includes a region encoding these proteins:
- a CDS encoding Nudix family hydrolase: MPNLQSRLVEVVAGVIRDARGRILLSRRTEGRDLAGLWEFPGGKREPGETAEAALSRELQEELGIETEVGAALIRVPQAYPDKRLVLDVREIRAWRGSARGREGQALMWVPPHKLASYAMPPADRPVVAALEQADRYLVTPEPGDNDDEWLAALSRALAAGVRRVQLRAPELGAGDGQRWPRLAAAAVKRCRAAKAEVLINGDIALANALGAGLHLRAAQLRELGERPIAAGAVLAASCHDADELRAAQALGCDFAVVGSIRPTPSHPSVLGIGWEAFAALRESVSLPIYAIGGLGPGDLDEARRHGAQGIAAIRSLWATA; this comes from the coding sequence ATCCCGAATCTCCAATCCCGGCTCGTAGAAGTCGTCGCCGGAGTCATCCGCGACGCACGCGGCCGCATCCTGTTGAGCCGCCGCACCGAAGGCCGCGATCTGGCCGGACTGTGGGAGTTCCCCGGCGGCAAGCGCGAGCCGGGCGAAACCGCCGAGGCGGCGTTGAGCCGCGAGCTGCAGGAAGAACTCGGCATCGAGACCGAGGTCGGCGCCGCGCTGATCCGGGTGCCGCAGGCGTATCCCGACAAACGACTGGTCCTGGACGTGCGTGAGATCCGCGCCTGGCGCGGCAGCGCGCGCGGCCGCGAGGGCCAGGCTCTGATGTGGGTGCCGCCGCACAAGCTCGCCAGCTACGCGATGCCGCCGGCCGACCGGCCGGTGGTGGCGGCGCTGGAGCAGGCCGATCGCTACCTGGTTACGCCCGAACCCGGCGACAACGACGACGAATGGCTGGCCGCGCTGTCGCGCGCGCTGGCCGCGGGTGTGCGCCGGGTGCAGCTGCGCGCGCCCGAGTTGGGCGCCGGCGACGGGCAACGCTGGCCGCGTCTGGCGGCGGCCGCGGTCAAGCGTTGCCGCGCGGCCAAGGCCGAGGTGCTGATCAACGGCGACATCGCCCTGGCCAACGCGCTCGGCGCCGGCCTGCATCTGCGCGCGGCGCAGTTGCGGGAGCTGGGCGAGCGGCCGATCGCGGCCGGCGCGGTGCTGGCCGCTTCGTGCCACGACGCCGATGAACTGCGCGCGGCGCAGGCGCTGGGCTGCGATTTCGCCGTCGTCGGCTCGATCAGGCCGACCCCGAGCCACCCGAGCGTGCTCGGCATCGGCTGGGAAGCGTTCGCGGCCTTGCGCGAATCGGTGTCGCTGCCGATCTATGCGATCGGCGGGCTGGGTCCGGGCGATCTCGATGAAGCGCGACGCCATGGTGCCCAAGGCATCGCCGCGATACGGAGTTTGTGGGCGACTG
- the secA gene encoding preprotein translocase subunit SecA, protein MLNSLLTRVFGSRNDRLLRQLQRSVVKINALEPEMEKLSDAQLQAKTPEFQQRIADGEALDKLLPEAFAVCREASRRVLGMRHYDVQLIGGMVLHLGKIAEMRTGEGKTLVGTLPVYLNALEGKGVHVVTVNDYLARRDSAWMGKLYNWLGLSVGVVYPGMQHSDKHAAYASDITYGTNNEFGFDYLRDNMALSKDDRFQRSLHYAIVDEVDSILIDEARTPLIISGPADESPELYIKVNRIVPSLTRQEKEDGDGDYWVDEKGKQVYLSEAGQEHAEELLRKAGILSEEDDSLYAGHNISVVHHLNAALRAHAIYQRDVDYIVRDGEVVIVDEFTGRTLQGRRWSDGLHQAVEAKEGVPVQRENQTLASITFQNLFRMYKKLSGMTGTADTEAYEFQSIYGLEVIVIPTNRPMQRKDHSDQVFLNRAGKYRAVLAEIKASYERKQPVLVGTTSIEVSEMLSQQLTAAGVAHEVLNAKQHEREANIIAQAGRPGAITIATNMAGRGTDIVLGGSLEAELADLAAQNNGEPVDEVTHKRLKAAWQERHDAVKAAGGLHIVGTERHESRRIDNQLRGRAGRQGDPGSSRFYLSLEDNLMRIFAADWVQRVMARMGLKEDDIIESPLVTKQIANAQRKVEAHNFDIRKNLLDFDDVNNDQRKVIYGQRDELLEAESVQENVEGIRADVVADIVQRYVPANSVDEQWDLPGLQATIAQDFNVDVPLVEIANQADELDSDAVGQKVQEAVAAHFSTREEQLGSETMRMLEKHIMLNVLDQNWKEHLARMDYLRQGIHLRGYAQKQPKQEYKKEAFELFSEMLDKVKREVVTILARVRIQSEDEIAQMEAQERAQAEAQSRQLQFQHASAGGFGADEEAAQVSEDAFANVGRNDPCPCGSGKKYKHCHGQLG, encoded by the coding sequence ATGCTCAACAGCTTGCTTACCCGCGTTTTCGGCAGCCGCAACGATCGCCTGCTGCGCCAACTGCAACGATCGGTCGTCAAGATCAATGCGCTCGAGCCGGAGATGGAAAAACTCTCCGACGCCCAGTTGCAGGCCAAGACGCCGGAGTTCCAGCAGCGCATCGCCGACGGCGAGGCGCTGGACAAGCTGCTGCCGGAGGCCTTCGCGGTCTGCCGTGAAGCGTCCCGGCGCGTGCTGGGCATGCGTCACTACGACGTCCAGCTGATCGGCGGCATGGTCCTGCATCTGGGCAAGATCGCCGAGATGCGTACCGGCGAAGGCAAGACCCTGGTCGGCACGCTGCCGGTGTACCTCAACGCGCTCGAAGGCAAGGGCGTGCACGTGGTCACCGTCAACGACTACCTCGCACGCCGCGACTCGGCGTGGATGGGCAAGCTCTACAACTGGCTGGGCCTGAGCGTCGGCGTGGTTTACCCAGGCATGCAGCACAGCGACAAGCATGCCGCCTACGCCAGCGACATCACCTACGGCACCAACAACGAATTCGGCTTCGACTACCTGCGCGACAACATGGCGCTGTCGAAGGACGACCGTTTCCAGCGCAGCCTGCATTACGCGATCGTGGACGAAGTCGACTCGATCCTCATCGACGAAGCGCGCACGCCGCTGATCATCTCCGGCCCGGCCGACGAATCGCCGGAGCTGTACATCAAGGTCAACCGCATCGTTCCCTCGCTGACCCGCCAGGAGAAGGAAGACGGCGACGGCGATTACTGGGTCGATGAAAAGGGCAAGCAGGTGTACCTGTCCGAAGCCGGCCAGGAACATGCCGAAGAACTGCTGCGCAAGGCTGGAATCCTCTCGGAAGAAGACGATTCGCTGTACGCCGGCCACAACATCTCGGTCGTTCACCACCTCAACGCCGCGCTGCGCGCGCACGCCATCTATCAGCGCGATGTCGATTACATCGTCCGCGACGGCGAAGTGGTGATCGTGGACGAATTCACCGGCCGCACCCTGCAGGGTCGCCGCTGGTCCGACGGCCTGCACCAGGCGGTCGAAGCGAAGGAAGGCGTGCCGGTCCAGCGCGAAAACCAGACGCTGGCTTCGATCACCTTCCAGAACCTGTTCCGCATGTACAAGAAGCTGTCCGGCATGACCGGTACGGCGGATACGGAAGCGTACGAATTCCAGAGCATCTACGGCCTGGAAGTGATCGTGATTCCGACCAACCGCCCGATGCAGCGCAAGGACCATTCCGATCAGGTGTTCCTCAACCGCGCCGGCAAGTACCGCGCGGTGCTCGCCGAGATCAAGGCCTCCTACGAGCGCAAGCAGCCGGTGCTGGTCGGCACGACTTCGATCGAAGTATCGGAGATGCTCAGCCAGCAGCTCACCGCGGCCGGCGTCGCGCACGAAGTGCTCAACGCCAAGCAGCACGAGCGCGAGGCGAACATCATCGCCCAGGCCGGCCGGCCGGGCGCGATCACCATCGCCACCAACATGGCCGGCCGCGGCACCGACATCGTGCTCGGCGGTTCGCTGGAAGCCGAACTGGCCGATCTGGCCGCGCAGAACAACGGCGAACCGGTCGATGAAGTCACCCACAAGCGCCTGAAGGCGGCGTGGCAGGAACGTCACGACGCGGTCAAGGCCGCCGGCGGCCTGCACATCGTCGGCACCGAGCGCCACGAATCGCGCCGCATCGACAATCAGCTGCGTGGCCGCGCCGGCCGTCAGGGCGATCCGGGTTCCTCGCGCTTCTACCTGTCGCTCGAAGACAACCTGATGCGCATCTTCGCCGCCGACTGGGTGCAGCGCGTGATGGCGCGCATGGGCCTGAAGGAAGACGACATCATCGAAAGCCCGCTGGTGACCAAGCAGATCGCCAACGCGCAGCGCAAGGTCGAGGCGCACAACTTCGACATCCGCAAGAACCTGCTCGATTTCGACGACGTCAACAACGACCAGCGCAAGGTGATCTACGGCCAGCGCGACGAGTTGCTGGAAGCCGAGAGCGTGCAGGAGAACGTGGAAGGCATCCGCGCCGACGTGGTTGCCGACATCGTCCAGCGCTACGTGCCGGCCAATTCGGTCGATGAGCAGTGGGACCTGCCGGGTCTGCAGGCGACGATCGCACAGGATTTCAACGTCGATGTGCCGCTGGTGGAAATCGCCAACCAGGCCGACGAACTCGATTCCGACGCGGTCGGCCAGAAGGTCCAAGAAGCGGTCGCCGCGCATTTCAGTACGCGCGAAGAGCAGTTGGGCAGCGAAACCATGCGCATGCTCGAAAAGCACATCATGCTCAATGTGCTCGACCAGAACTGGAAGGAACATCTCGCGCGCATGGACTACCTGCGCCAGGGCATCCATCTGCGCGGTTATGCGCAGAAGCAGCCCAAGCAGGAGTACAAGAAGGAAGCCTTCGAGCTGTTCTCCGAGATGCTCGACAAGGTCAAGCGCGAAGTGGTGACGATCCTGGCGCGCGTGCGCATCCAGAGCGAAGACGAAATCGCGCAGATGGAAGCGCAGGAACGCGCCCAAGCCGAAGCGCAGTCGCGCCAGTTGCAGTTCCAGCACGCCAGCGCCGGCGGTTTCGGCGCCGACGAGGAAGCCGCGCAGGTGTCCGAAGACGCGTTCGCCAACGTCGGCCGCAACGATCCTTGCCCCTGCGGCAGCGGCAAGAAGTACAAGCATTGTCATGGGCAGTTGGGCTGA
- a CDS encoding M23 family metallopeptidase gives MTYQSIVNNTRARLDGFFQQCGRIGARRPALVMALLLGTGVTIGAGAGIADNRMLRAELAQQQGQIAATRRDAQREINALAARMGELQAEANRLNALGERLTRIGQLQDGEFDFNKPVGVGGAGPVRDMAKPELNAGMDQLESQFKASGEQLSVLEALLFNRQIDMNAVPSRAPIANSYITSGFGGRADPFNGGAAFHKGIDFEADVGDPVLAVADGVVSYSGVRSGYGNVVEIDHGNGYVTRYAHNSRLLMKVGELVRAGQEIAKAGSSGRSTGAHVHFEVWESGRVVNPVKFLNQQSPLRG, from the coding sequence ATGACCTATCAATCCATCGTAAACAACACGCGCGCCAGGCTGGATGGTTTCTTCCAGCAGTGCGGCCGGATCGGCGCTCGCCGCCCCGCGCTCGTCATGGCGCTGCTGCTCGGCACCGGCGTCACCATCGGTGCCGGCGCCGGCATCGCCGACAACCGCATGCTACGCGCCGAACTGGCCCAGCAGCAGGGCCAGATCGCCGCGACCCGCCGCGACGCGCAGCGCGAGATCAACGCCCTGGCCGCGCGCATGGGCGAGCTGCAGGCCGAGGCCAACCGCCTCAACGCCCTGGGCGAGCGCCTGACCCGCATCGGCCAGCTGCAGGACGGCGAGTTCGATTTCAACAAGCCGGTCGGCGTCGGTGGCGCCGGTCCCGTGCGCGACATGGCCAAGCCGGAGCTCAACGCCGGCATGGACCAGCTGGAAAGCCAGTTCAAGGCTTCCGGCGAACAGCTGTCGGTGCTCGAAGCGCTGCTGTTCAATCGCCAGATCGACATGAACGCGGTGCCCTCGCGCGCGCCGATCGCCAACAGCTACATCACTTCCGGCTTCGGCGGCCGCGCCGATCCGTTCAACGGCGGCGCTGCGTTCCACAAGGGCATTGATTTCGAAGCCGACGTCGGCGACCCGGTCCTGGCCGTGGCCGACGGCGTGGTCAGCTACTCCGGCGTGCGTTCGGGCTACGGCAACGTGGTCGAGATCGATCACGGCAATGGCTACGTGACTCGCTACGCGCACAACTCGCGTCTGCTGATGAAGGTCGGCGAGCTGGTCCGCGCCGGGCAGGAGATCGCCAAGGCCGGTTCCAGCGGCCGCTCCACCGGCGCCCACGTGCACTTCGAGGTCTGGGAAAGCGGCCGGGTCGTCAATCCGGTCAAGTTCCTCAACCAGCAGTCGCCGCTCAGAGGGTAA